One genomic window of Candidatus Thorarchaeota archaeon includes the following:
- a CDS encoding sulfurtransferase TusA family protein, whose protein sequence is MSHQVARVFDASGLRCPMPILKTKKEIELVKVGEILKVIATDVGTKKDFPAWAERTGNQILEMKEEGGKLIWFIKRTA, encoded by the coding sequence ATGTCCCATCAAGTTGCTAGAGTTTTCGATGCCAGCGGGCTCCGATGCCCCATGCCCATTCTCAAGACAAAGAAGGAGATTGAGCTCGTGAAGGTCGGCGAGATTCTGAAGGTCATTGCCACTGATGTCGGAACGAAGAAGGACTTCCCGGCATGGGCAGAGCGCACAGGCAATCAGATTCTTGAGATGAAGGAAGAGGGTGGCAAGCTCATCTGGTTCATCAAGAGGACGGCCTAG
- a CDS encoding YkgJ family cysteine cluster protein encodes MARLMPISSTKTGDNRGVCIACGAMCCKLGGALAMEEEVEAIRAHGYPDYFEQVSEGAWMTRWGDDGVCPYLTDDGCAIYEVRPLRCRAFPVIQMSSGEVFLSQCPLAEQMSPDTMEESKNLLLQTPAAVLVDSARHLSRHAAILKMRISRYGLRPIR; translated from the coding sequence ATGGCACGTCTCATGCCCATCTCATCGACCAAGACCGGAGACAACAGAGGTGTGTGCATCGCATGCGGCGCGATGTGCTGCAAGCTGGGCGGTGCACTGGCCATGGAGGAGGAGGTAGAGGCTATCCGTGCACATGGTTACCCAGACTACTTCGAACAAGTGTCTGAGGGGGCATGGATGACTCGGTGGGGTGACGATGGCGTCTGCCCGTACCTTACAGACGATGGATGCGCCATCTACGAGGTTCGCCCACTCAGATGCAGAGCATTCCCGGTCATCCAGATGAGCTCGGGCGAGGTGTTCCTCTCACAGTGCCCGCTTGCGGAGCAGATGTCGCCTGACACGATGGAAGAATCCAAGAACCTGCTTCTACAGACCCCTGCTGCGGTCCTTGTCGACTCTGCCCGCCACCTGTCGCGACACGCGGCCATCCTTAAGATGAGAATCTCTCGATATGGCCTTCGACCAATCAGGTAG